The Xyrauchen texanus isolate HMW12.3.18 chromosome 17, RBS_HiC_50CHRs, whole genome shotgun sequence DNA window TTGATCATTACTTTCTGGAATTGGAAAAATATGCTTTCATGCACTTGCTTTTTTAATGTGTGGAACAAGTTTCCTTATTGGCTGTGTGTCATGTCCTCTTGTCTTTGTAGTTTCTTTAGATCGTGGCCGAGGGGAGCTTGACTGTAAGGAAAGGGAGTTGATGCAGGAAATCAGAGAATTAAGGACAAAACTAGCTTCCAGGGTCAGAGTGACTGACCTCGCCTTCAGCCAGCTCTATACTCTCACTGACCAGGGTCAATGTGGCGGAACCAGGCATTTTTTGACTTGCATTGACATTAATTCTTACTGGACATAGAATCCCCTTATACTTTTTAGTGTAGAAttgctgtttttatatatttttttaacctgctttttaaattatattttatgtaattctgtatgtgaaataacatttgtataATTCCTTTGTCTTAATGGATTTCATGATTGTTTAAAAAGCAAATTAAaatagtcatttattttttttcatgttttgtattttaaagtgAGAAAAATGTGCCAagtaaaatttgtattaattgtCTTTTGACTTCAAatggtgtgtgtgcgtgcgtgcgtgcgtgcgtgcgtgcgcgcgcatAAGCAAGACGGAACAATAGCATGATTTCCGATGTAATATTGCTTTCATACAACAGTTATATGCAACAATTCAACaaacaattaaatcaataaaaataatagttccaaaagaagccaaagcatcaAGCACAGCATGCTCTGGTTTTGAACTAGTGGTGTTTCGTTCATAAATGAATCTATGTTCTTGAACAACCCTTTTAAGGGAATACGTTGTTCTCGATCACTACCCTTGTTTCAGTGGTGTTTTAAAGGAATCTGGAATCAGATTGAATGTCTTACAATGTAAAAGGGGAATCTAAATGAATCATTACTTATAATCCCCACCATTATTTCGAAAACCGCAACCATGGAGAAGTAGAGTGACACAAATAGTGAAGTGTCCTTGTGCTGTTGGACAGTATTTTAGCACTTTTGGAATgttgcttgtccaatcagattcgagtacCACAGCGAACTGTTGTATAAATTAATTCCTATCCATCAGCAAAGGTACAGGATGAATGAACCTATAACATTCATATTTATaatgtttcagtgttttgttggTCGTTGAATAATAGGGCTACGAAGTAAAACAACATGACAAGCTGCTCCGCTTCTATATATTGCATGCGCTCCTAAAAGGCTTTGGTCTCTACACTTGGAGAGCTGACTACCTAGACAGCCTTTTTAGTAGGCAGTAGGCGAATTTCACGTTCGAAAGCTGTTTAGGTAGGCAGCACAATTGGGTTTGCGACACAGTCATCATCATGTTTAAGACGCGCGCTGTTGCTGGGAGGCGATGATGACGTATCGGAAATGGACACTTCCGGCTTCGGGTGCTGATGAGATTGGGAAAATGAATTGAGGATGTCTTGTGTTTTCATTTAGATTTTGGTTCTGATGTGTAGATTTATAGACTCTTGTTTCTGCGTTTACGCCAGAGAATACAGCAGACACAGTCCCAGTTGGGTCGAGGTATTCAAAGAAAAACGGTAGAGTAAAATCGTTGCATTATATCACACAACCGGCTTTGTTGCGGACTGCATTGATACATTCATCAacgaccattttttttttttaaataatatttgtaattaatttgGCTCTTAAGTGACCTCTATTAGCCTATTGCTTGTCAGTTTACAAGAGATCCGAATAAGCATTTACGAATAAATAAAACGCCATCAGAACAGAGTTCAAGTGCCAGAGAAATGTCATGTCATTCATCCATTTCTCTCTATGTGCAGGGGTTTTGGAATTCTACACTGGTTGATCTTCTCTGTGCGCATCCAAATGAAACACATCCAAAAGAAGCTAGATGTTTCATTTaattcattgaaataaggccaaaTGCTCAATGTAGACCTGCAATTACCACCCATAGGCTATTATATATACTTTTGTGCCGCCGTGTCTTATTCAGGTTCTTCACTATTTATATACTAAACAGATTGTGTAGGGTATAACATTTCAACTGTTATTGAATGAAAAACGTAAATTTAACTGTAAAACACACAAGACAGATGCATAATACTAAAACCAGACTACAGATTGTTGGGGTGGCCCTGTACATGGAAGGCTGAGTTGTGTGACAGTAAATGTATGTTTAAGCATGACAACATTCATGCACAAGTAATAAAATGAAACCAAACTACAACTGTTCACACTATACCTAGATTAAACGGCATAGAAGATGACAGATAGAAGTGACCTAAAAGCTGAGCTTGAGCGCAAAAAACAGCGTTTAGCCCAGATTCGAGAGGAAAAGAGAAGAAAGGAGGAAGAGAGGAAAAAGAAAGAGGTAAGTGCTGTTTTTGTTGAATATCATTGCCATTTTATCTTCTGCAAATATTTATTTCTCAATGTTTGACCTGTGATGCAGTCCGATATCCTGCAGAGAGCCGAGAATGTGTCGGAAGTCTCAGACCTAGACAGAAAGAGAAGAGAGACAGAGGCCCTCTTGCAgagcatgggaatttcaccagaACCACCTTTAGGTATATGATACAAAACACATcccagtgtgtgtgcatgaacatatttaaatgttatcTATGTTGTGAATGTGCTTGTCATCTGCTTGAATGATCAAAAGCATCATCAGAAGTCTTTATAAGGCAAAAGAGACCTTTTAATACATCTCACTCCGCAGCATTTAGAGCTAAATGCTATATTTTGCATGTTAATTAAGAAGGGGTTTGATTTAATAAGGCTTGATTTCATTATGCTCTGCTTTTCATTATGGATGATTTGGAGCTCAAATAGGATATTTCTGTGTACTATACATAAAAGGTACATATCAGTCCGAGCATATCAGTTTTGACCTGTATTTGAGTCCTACATTTTTATAGGTCCTCTGTGCAGAAATGACTTGAGTCCACTCTCAAGGATTTGTTAGATCTAAATGTGGTCagattgtgtgttttatttacagtattgcAGAGTTAGGTCATCAATTAGTAGGATTCATATTTTCATTGCATTGTTTCATCCTCGAAACCATTATTAAAATCTTTGTTGTATTTATGTAAAGAAGTTAGATCAGTGTACCACAGGATGATGTTGAACTCCTTTCATTTAAACTATGACTGTGCTTGAACTATGCTTAACTGTGGCTAACCCAAATAGATTTAAAAGGTGATATTCAATGTTGACAGCTAATATGAGACATTTTAATAATCACAAATATACAAATGATTAAGATTATATATGAACTCATTATGACCATATACAAATTCTGAAGTTTCTTAGATAAGTAATTCTGAAGTTtcttagtggtggtggtggtgtagtggtctaagcacatgactggtaatcagataatcagaaggtcgctggttcaagccccacagtcaccaccattgcgtccttgagcaaggcacttaactccaggttgctccggggggattgtccctgtaataagtgcactgtaagtcgctttggataaaagcgtctgccaaatgcataaatgtaaatgtaaatgtaagtaaaattCCCTTGACAATGTCTCCTGTTGTTTTTCCTTTTGGATTTTTTCTCTTTGATTTGACCATTTCAATCCATTCTGTTCTTTTTATTTGCCTGTGTCTGCCACTGCTGGCCATCAGTGCAGCCACTGCAGCCTTTAACATGGGATACctgttattttcattatttagtcCCAACCCCTATGTCTCCCTCTTCGCAATCAGTAAGTCCAATCAGTGAAACCGGAAGTCAGGAGTCCATAGATGGAGGGACAGTGGGAAGGTATGACATCTGAATGTGTAAATGTTCATAAACCAAACCACATCTCAATCTTTAAGCCatatgaaacataactatttaaTCAATGAATtgctataatattatttttatagatattttttgaCAAACGGATGTGTATGGGAGTAAAACTGTGGTTGTTTTAACGGATGAAAGGTTGGAtcacttacatttatatataatttataaataatttccatATAGACATCTCATTCTTCTGATGAAGATCAAATAAACTACATTATGGTTGATTTaggagaataaaatatatttggggaaaataatttgaatgtgaatttggaagaatttgatgaacatacaatattttttattaatattctgCTATTGacatattatttgttgttttgtttttcattttcccTACATCTTATGATGGGGACATCAGATATCGGTAAGGAGAAATTTCTATGTTTTTATTACTATTAGGACTTGGCATTTGTTGATGTTTCACCCACCAGTGAATGTAATTATGTTTAACCTAGTTGGTGCCACAGTCTAAATGTAAAAGCTTATTATGTCATGAAACCATGCATGAAAGAGTGTTATGCACTTCTGGGCCTAATCATACATGATCTTATCTCTCATAATCATTATATGATTTTTTCTTGTGACATCTCTAGGACGCTGCAGTGGGACACTGACCCCACTGCTCTTCAGCTTCTTGCAGATTCTGTTCATGGGTGAGACTGCCACCTTTTCTTCAAAAAAGTCTTCCTCAAATTTCCAAATGACACTGTAAACAAGTCTCTAAACAGAGaaacagaataaagtcataaGACTGTAGTAGGATACAATAACTGAGGGTTTGATGAAGTCTATTTTTGATCTAAGCAAATAAAAACTATACACTTGCTCGCTTGCTTTCTTAGATGTAGGGTGCAAAGACTTGGAGCATCAAAAATTGTTCAGATTGACTTCATGCCAAAGGAACTGGTGACATACTCTAAAGAGACACAGACTCCTGTTGCAACAGATCAACCTGAAGGTAAAGTGCTAtagaacaaatataaaaaatatttgaaattacatttaataatctGAAAACTTAGCTTTGAGTTATTCTGTTTTGTAATGAAGATGGATttctaatgcattttaaatgtaccCATATATATGACATTTAATATGATGAACTTGCCTACAATACACACAATTCACATAAGGGTCTGCATGTCACTAATAACACTAAATATTATCTGAACAAATAGCCTGAACCCTAAGCAGTTGGGCATGGAGCAATGCTATTATGTGCACCACTCACCAAAGTGTTCCTAAAATTAACTACTGTATATTTTCCACAGAGGAGGATGAAGAGCTATCTGTGATCAAATCTGAGCCTGTGCCACAGCAATTGGAGGAGGAAAGCTCTCAGGAGGCCAAAGAAGGCAAAGacaatcatataaaaaaatatataaatacactttACAAGAAGTTTTACAGTGTAACAGCATACATCATTTTATGAATATGTGTATCTTAGTTCACCCTAGAGAACTGACCATCGAGGAGAAAGAGCAGATAATTCACTCTGAGGATTTCCTGTTTTTCTTCGATCAAAGTATCCGTGTAGTGGAGCGTGTGCTGGCCGAGGACACAGACGTTTTCTTTGACTACAGTGGCCGTGATATGGAGGATAAAGAAGGGTCAGAACAGAGTCTTCTTACACTGCTTTATGCAACAGTCTAACATGCACAGATTTAAAATGACACGCATGTTCCCACAGGATTACAGAACAGTAAAAATCATGTTGTTATTAATCAGATGAGATTGTACTAGAATACAATGGTTTGTCTTTTATCAGGGACATGCAAGCTGGATCAAACTTGTCTTTTAATCGACATTTCTTCAATGAGCATTGGTCCAAACATCGAGTCGTCACTTCCTTGGATTGGTCACCACAGGTACATGATtaataacaacattaataatgtaaactGATATTCTAATGTAAGCATGCCTTGACCAGACAGTGTGGTTAAAAGTGTCCacactgaaaatctgggatttcaGATCTAACTGAAACCTGGAAATTGTGGATTTTGACACATTTTAAAGATATGTTATGACAAAATgaatatatttcataaatatttaagtttataGATCACTaactcaaaaaagcacatttgTGACACTGCCCATGTTAACTCTCATTGTATAAAACTTTCCGATTTCATTcttgtcatgctggaataacatAGATCGTTATgaagtccatgccagcttgagtccatgctgtcattaaagcaaaattgGGAtttaccaaatactaagaaattctgaaatgcaTGTTGATTTTACAATGAAACAATTCACTTAAATTGTTATGCTCATCatatcatttgtatttgtatatcattagaaaaatgcaaaaaagaagcATTTTCAGTCTCCGACTCAGACTTTTAACCCCACTCTGTGAATtagcaaagtccctttcaaggcaagtcagtccacttggcagCCATCTTTGTATTGCTCTCAGGCAGGCTGGGtggctatttttctatgtaaacaagcggcatacaagtacagctcctatcgaCTGGAGtagagaaagaccaaaatctccaaaaacagatagtcaagattacaatcaaagaacatatttcaaatcatcagtaaaatctgacaacattggtatcatatattgtgcttctttacctcagattatgctaaaaaacaaGATTTTCTCTGCACATATAGATAATGCTCATATGTATTCTTGAATTGATTGACAAGCTATGTCTGAAtccaaaaggtgattggctcatttacctgtaaggcaggacttctttTGAACTTCCGTTGGCTGTTagacattccaatttctcccattcattttaatagaagtggcccatctctggtATGTCACAGCCATAGTAAACACAGACCAGAATATTAAATTGCTTTGGTGCGTAGGTTTACATCCATACATGAAGTCACTCTATTAATAGGGAAAGAATATGCATACTGATGTCAACATGCATTGCATGAAATCAGTAAGACTGTTTCAGTTCTTTTTAGAATTGTCCTTGTCACATTCATTTTGCAGTGTCCTGAACTGTTAGTGGCCTCTTACAACACTAATGAGGATGCACCTCATGAGCCAGACGGAGTTGTGCTGGTCTGGAATATGAAGTTTAAGAAGACAACCCCAGAGTACATATTCCACTGTCAGGTTTGTATTCCCATTGCTCCCAATTAAAatagcttaaatgtttgaaaacttttcCTTTCAGCTGCATTAAAAATACTTCAATAACATGTTTcattgtttaatgtgtgtgtgtgtgtgtgtgtgtgtgtgtgtgtgtgtgtgtgtgtgtgtgtgtgtgtgtgtgtatgtgagcatgtatttatcactttgtggggaccaaatgtccccataaggatagtaaaacccgaaatgtttgaccttgtggggacattttgtcggtccccatgaggaaaacagcttataaatcatactaaattatgttttgtgaaaatgtaaaaatgcagaaagttttctgtgagggttaggtttaggggttgtgttaggtttaggggatagaatataaagtttgtacagtataaaaaccattatgtctatggaaagtccccataaaacatggaaacacaacatgtgtgtgtgtgtgtgtgtgtgtgtgtgtgtgtgtgtgtgtgtgtgtgtgtgtgtgtgtgtgtgtgtgtgtgtgtgtgtgtgtgtgtgtgtgtgtgtgtgcatgtgtgagtaaTCAACTTTTAATTGAAAAACCTGAATCAAAATTTAgtttttgtaaattaaaatgcataaactaTAGAGCACAACTTTGGATGTTGTCTATGTCACTAATAGAATATAATTTGTGTTTGCACTTTGAGTAAACATCGCCAGTAAATTCACTCTCATTGTCCAGCTTATTGTCTGCATTTTCCCGTTGTGCAAGTTGACCTTGATGTCCCTGATAAAGTGTGAACTGATGTCATCTATGTTAAAACATTAACCATAGCAAAAgaaaacagaattataaaaaacAGCACTGGTAAactattttttagtttttggcttTCCCATATAGTCATCTGTGATGTCAGTGGGCTTCGCTCAGTTTCATCCTAACCTGGTGATTGGTGGCACCTACTCTGGACAGATAGCACTGTGGGACAATCGAAGTCACAGGAGAACACCAGTGCAAAGAACACCTCTGTCTGCTACTGCACACACTGTAAGAACACAAATGATAATCTTGTGCCTTCTGAAATATGTTTTGTGTAACAATGTAGGATGATGGTGGTTGATCGGTAAGAAATCTGAGCtgaaggggcctgggtagctcagcaagtaaagacgctgactaccacacctggagtcgcaagttcgaatccagggcgtgctgagtgactccagttaggcttcctaagcaaccaattggcctggttgctagggtgggtagagtcacatggggtaacctcctcgtggttgctataatgtggttctctcgctcggtggggcacatgttgagttgtgcgtggatgttgcagggaatagcgtgagcctccacacatgctacgtctccgtgataacgtgctcaacaagtgaTAAGTGATACGTCCTTCAAATTGATTTTGTTGTAGTAACTGAATTTATTCAGTTTGATTCAgtgatattaaagggataattcacacaaaaatgaaaattctctcataatttactcttcctcatgctatcccagatgtgtatgactttctctcttctgcagaacacaaattattatatttagaagaatttttcagctctgttggtccatacaatgcaagtgaatgggtgccaaaattttgacactccaaaaagcacatgaaggcagcataaaagtaatccatatgaagtgatatgataggtgtgggtgagaaacagataaaaatgtaagtcatttttttgCTTGATATTCTTCTCCCTGCCAAGTAGAGGGcagtatgcataaagaatgtgaatcaccaaaaacacaagaagaagaatgtaaaagtgatctgtttctcacccacatttatcacactgcttctgaaaatattgatttaaccactgtttaagtggttttataaagtacttttatgatgacttatgtgatttttggagcttaaaaattttgccacccattcacttacattgtatggacccacagagctgagatatttttctaaaaatcttaatttgtgttcagcagatgaaagaaagtcatacacacctgcggtggcctgagggtgagtaaatgatgagagaattaaaatttttgggtgaaatcttTTGGGAAAGAGCCTTTATATATTATTGTTGACttgaataaaaactgttaatttaaatgttaccatATGAAGTACATTGTTTGGGCTAAAAAAATTTCAATGTATCATTACCTCtccttttaaaatacaatatatgacAAAAATGTCTCACACTCCTTTCAGTTTCAGTTATTTAGTGTTACCTTATGCATTTCTGCAGCATCCGGTGTACTGTGTGAATGTGGTGGGAACACAAAATGCCAACAACCTGATAACAATATCCACAGATGGCAAGATGTGCTCCTGGAGTTTGGACATGCTCACACAACCTCAGGTGCACAGATTTAGAGATATTCCTTATCATCATTTAAGATTTGACTTAAagcaatattccgggttcaatacaagttgagctcaatccacagcatttgtggcataatgttgatttcccaaaaaaagcaaaaatcaacatTGCAGTGagacacatacaatggaagtgaatgtggcccatttttggagggtttaaaggcagaaatgcgaagcttataattttataaaagcaattgcattaattcttctgttaaaacttgtgtattatttgagctgtaaagttgtttacatccGCATATTTACatcagggttttagggtttgttgacattacattgtcatggcaatgaagttgtaaaattggctacaactttaaacaaaaaaggttagtaagtgattttatcacactaaagccATGTTTACGCATACATTTTTTgtctagtggctatacttttgaaaaaagtattttcaaaaattggcccccatttaattccatagtaagtgcctcactggaacccagatatttgcttcttttaaagaaaaggaggggcaagtctgtataaatttttgtggtaatcaatattatgccacaaatactgtcaattgagctcaacttgtattgaacccggaattttCTTTTATCTGATATCGAACAATTATTTGTTATTAATCACAGGAGAGTATGGAGCTAATCTACAACAAGTCAAAACCTGTGGCAGTCACTTGTATGGCCTTCCCTGATGGTGACGTCAATAACTTTGTGGTAGGAAGTGAGGATGGCACCGTTCACACTGCATCCCGCCATGGAAGGTCAGTGGTTCCAGCAACAGAACATTTTTTTGCTCCCAAAGAGCTCATTattattgaaaacaattaaaaGAGAAGAATGTTCTTAGTATTGTTCCACCTTGCCTTCTTTTCTCAAACTTTAATCTCTTAATAACTTTGGGTGGCACCCCTAATTGATTCCTCCCTAAAACATTTATTCCTCACTGAAACAATtttaagctaaaaatgtgcttcatgtggtaacatctgtATAtttactggttttattcaagtcaaaattaCTATTTAACATCATTGAATAAACACAATACATccagttacaccaacaaaactcattttaagggtTAGGACAAGTAGAAATTGTTGCAGGTGACCACTTTTTCTACAGAGTAATGCTCCATCTAGTGCTAGCATgtaggataaaaaaaataaactggaCTCCTTCTGTTCCGAACCTACCAGTAACAaaaccatttttttaattatacacaAAGTCTTCAGGGGTGAAGGCTTACTGAAATATCAAACAAAACATCCAGAACCTTTACAACAGGTGATTAAAGTGCACTTGAAGCTGCAGCAATGCAACTAATATAATTTCCCGTGATATCCACCCTTTTGCCACACCACTCACAGGGAGAAACGATTACTGTACATGTGTCACCCAGCCTAGGAGTGttgtgaaacagaatattcagaATAGAAGGCAGGGCAGGATATTAGTGAAAAACAATATAATGAAACTTAATTAACAATGTCTGTGCATGTAACAACACTTCAATAAGCCACTTTACTAATTCCACAACCTTGCTTAACTTGTTCCATACAGTAAGGCTGGTATTGGTGAAATGTTTGATGGGCATCAGGGTCCTGTGACTGGAATCAGTTGCCATAATGCTGTGGGACCACTTGACTTCTCCCATCTCTTTACCACTTCCTCATTTGACTGGACAGTCAAGCTGTGGTCAACCAAAGTAAGGGTTGCTTTGAATCTCTGTGTTGCTGTGGCATGTGAATGGATGCTGCAGGCACACAAAGATAGTACATTTTTTCAATGAATCAGACCAAATGAATCTCACTTAGTATTTCAGACCACATTTTATAATTACTTTTGTATAATCAACGATACATGTGGTACACCTACATTAATCTATACAGCACTTCTATCTTGATATGTATTCCGATCGATAGCATTAAATCAATATAACTATGCCATTTTTGTTCTTTCTCTTGACTTCCACAGCATAACAAGCCCCTCTGTTCCTTTGAAGACAATGCAGACTATATATACGATGTCATGTGGTCTCCAGTGCATCCAGCCGTCTTTGCCACAGTGGATGGCGTGGGTCGCATTGACCTGTGGAACCTCAACAACTACACAGAGGTCAGAAGGAACAGTGATCACAATTCATTGCATTCTTTAGTCATATTATATATTTCATTCTATCCTCAGCTATCCAATTCtttcaaaagtgaaaattctgtttttgtttacTCAACCTAATGTTGTTACAAATACTCTCAATACACTCCACAATACTTTCTTATTTTTCatggaatacaaaaataaactgttAGGCAGTATATTAagtctattcactttcattgcatcttttatgtgaaagaattttacattttgggtatctataactatacctttaaatccTATTTTTTTAATGCACACCAATGTATTACATATATGTTTTGGATTCACAACCAAACCAGCTTAAGTTTTCTGTGTGCACCAGGTGCCTTCTGCAAGTGTAACGGTGGATGGGGGGTGTGCACTGAATCGGGTCAGATGGGCATCGGGGGGCAAAGAGATAGCAGTGGGTGATTCAGAGGGCCGTGTTTG harbors:
- the dync1i1 gene encoding cytoplasmic dynein 1 intermediate chain 1 — protein: MTDRSDLKAELERKKQRLAQIREEKRRKEEERKKKESDILQRAENVSEVSDLDRKRRETEALLQSMGISPEPPLVQPLQPLTWDTCYFHYLVPTPMSPSSQSVSPISETGSQESIDGGTVGRYRTLQWDTDPTALQLLADSVHGCRVQRLGASKIVQIDFMPKELVTYSKETQTPVATDQPEEEDEELSVIKSEPVPQQLEEESSQEAKEVHPRELTIEEKEQIIHSEDFLFFFDQSIRVVERVLAEDTDVFFDYSGRDMEDKEGDMQAGSNLSFNRHFFNEHWSKHRVVTSLDWSPQCPELLVASYNTNEDAPHEPDGVVLVWNMKFKKTTPEYIFHCQSSVMSVGFAQFHPNLVIGGTYSGQIALWDNRSHRRTPVQRTPLSATAHTHPVYCVNVVGTQNANNLITISTDGKMCSWSLDMLTQPQESMELIYNKSKPVAVTCMAFPDGDVNNFVVGSEDGTVHTASRHGSKAGIGEMFDGHQGPVTGISCHNAVGPLDFSHLFTTSSFDWTVKLWSTKHNKPLCSFEDNADYIYDVMWSPVHPAVFATVDGVGRIDLWNLNNYTEVPSASVTVDGGCALNRVRWASGGKEIAVGDSEGRVWIYDVGEQLAVPHTEDWSKFACTLMEIRANRGDGQEEGAVELPA